Part of the Quercus robur chromosome 5, dhQueRobu3.1, whole genome shotgun sequence genome, TCTAATTCACTGACCTGACAAAACTAACTCAACTCAACGCCTAAGATTGGTATTCACCGGTTTGTGGTCGGATTgaattagaattttattttgactctcaGGTTGGTTAGGCTTGggttgatagttttttcaaCCCATCTATCCAACCCAAATTacagtataaaaaaatttattttattaccatcattttaattttctagtatgatttattttggtattttaaaCATTAgttttgatatatttgaaaatttgcaaTATAATTTAGTCacattatattaattataataattcattaaaattttaattaaataataattagtgAAAGTTCAATTTTGTACACAACACGAAACATATAACCAGAACTCACCTACTTAACCCTAACTCTAACCCAACTCAATGTGGATTGGATTAAAAATTTCTCAATCTAACATGCTCTAATTGAGTTGAAAAAAAGGGTCCAACTGAACTCAACTCAATTCATGCACGCGCCCCCCGAGGAAACCCCAATATTCTTTTTTTGTGCATATTCTCAAGATTCCAAAATTCATCCTATAAACAGTTAAACACACACCTACGTGTAATGCAATTAAAAAAAGGAGCCTCCACGTAGACCCGAATCATACAAATTGAAAAGTCACAGTTATTTAGGATAGCAATGACCTTGACTAATTAAAAAGGAGTTAGTGGGTTCACTTCAAACCTATGGGCTTACTTAGCCTAAACCTAAAATGAATAGGTCTATAATGAAAACTATAGAGAGGAAAAGGCTAGTGATTCGTCTTTTGACAATAAACTCTTAGATGATGACCTAAGGTTCCTTGTCAAGAAGTTTAGGAAATTCTTCAAGGTTAGAAAGGGTGAAAATAAGGAAGAACccctagagaaagaaagagaatagtACTCAAACTATCAAATGCCATGAGTGCTCTAACTTCGAATATATTCATGCAGAGTGTTCAAACTATAAGAGAAAGTCATGAAGGTGACTCTAAGTGATAAGTCAGATAGTGAGGAGTCTAAAGAGTATATAATTTGGCCATTATGgacattttctaaaattataaaaacacccttgaaccataaacatcttatttggataaaaataaatatttttatttaaaattaagttCTTctagtaagtttttttttttttttggggggcgggatggagggaaaaaaaaagaatttcaatgTCTTATTAgtaattttcacaaataaaagATATTCACGAATTGATATTTCTAATCTAGCAAGTTAGAGAATTAAAATTCTCACATTTCATAAGAAGTAAGTGTGCATCTAATTTACCGACCTGACAAAATTAACTCAACTCAACATCTAAGATTAGTATTCATGGGTTTGTGGTTGGATTgaattagaattttattttgactctcaGGTTGGTTAGGCTTGggttgatagttttttcaaCCTATCTATCCAACCCAACTTaccatatataaaaatttattttattaccatcattttaattttctagtatgatttattttgttattttaaacattagttttgatatatttgaaaatttgcaaCATAATTTAGTCACATtataataattcattaaaaaattaattaaataataattagtaaaagttcaattttttacaCAACATGAAACATATAACCACAACTCACCTGCCTAACCCTAACTCCAACCTAACTTGACGTGGATTGGATTAAAAATTTCTCAATCTAACAAACTCTAATTGAGTTGAAAAAAACTATCCAATTGGATTCAAGTCGATTCATGCACTCGCCCCTGAGAGAACCCCAACATTCTTTTTTTGAGCATACTCTCAAGATTCCAAAATTCACCCTATGAAAACACACCTACGTGtaatgcaattaaaaaaaaggagccTCCACATAGACTCGAATCATACAACCCGAATCCGAATTCGAATCCACGTCATCAAAGACTGAGCTTTTGACTCGCATGTTAACAATATTCTAGCTATAAAAGGCACACCCACACCACTTTCTCTCTCGTTCATATTTTTCACTCGCTTCGAAAATTTTGGGGGCAAAAACCAAGGCCGAGCAGAGCATAGAGATGATGAGAGAGGAGGTTATCAGCTCCGGAGGGACCATTGATCCTGCTCCTGCTGCGAGGTaccctactctctctctctctctctgtcactCTGTGatttcaatttttggttttgtgtgtTGAATTCTTTGGAATTGAatgaaattagggttttttgaaatttagcTCGGTGAGATgtaaatttagggtttttgttgtttgtgcAAAGGGATTGGTAGCTCTGAGCTCTGTTTGGCTGCCGAGGAAGTGGAGGAAAGGAAATGGGAGTTGAATTCGAGGTCTGGCATTTTGGAGCTGTAGATGTGGGGGCTAGGAAAATAGGAAACTTGGATTTAGCTTTGTCAATTATTTGGTGTGCGAAGCTTAATTGGGTTACTGATGTGTATGTGTGTGGTTTAGTTGAagttgggggggaggggggggtgGGGTTCCAAATCTGTAAACAATGTAGCGTTCCTTATTGGGCAAGTTGTATTGGtgtgtatatactatataggGAAATGTACACCTACCTGTGTGCATGCTTGTGGTTTAGTTGAAGTTGGGGGCTTAAAACTGTAAACAGTGTAGTGTCCTATTTGGCAAGTTGTATTGGCGATTTACTTTGCTTTCTTTCTGGTTTCTGCAATCCACTTATTTTGCAACTATACAAATAATGACTGTTAAATTGCCGATTCtctcaaaagcttaagctattaaGAAATGGCgagtttaatcacttaaccataatttcAACACTCCCCCTTACGTGTGGGCTCAAACTCCCTTTTAATAGGTGAGGCCCAACACGTgagatttttaacattttaaatgggaggtagagcaAAAACAATGATCAAACTCAAGATCtcctactctgataccatgttaaattattgatttttccAAAAGCTTAACAAGAGAAAACCCCAAATTTgtaaaactttgaaaaaaaaaatcccgagatacaaaaattaaaaataatgagAGATCAGTTTGAGAGAGAGCTGGCGAAGAAGAGAGTTTGGGGAAGGGAGGGGGGGAGCAGTAGTAAATGTTGCCTTATGTGGAATGCTTGGTATATGACCATACAGACATGGAAGTATTGAAGCAGAGGGAGATGAATAACCGGTATTTGAGCTTTTCCATGGCGAAAGTTAGGGTTTGATTGTGGTTGGCAATCTAGGCAAAAGTGTCAACTCACTCAGTGCCTAGAAAGTATGGACACCTTATTTTGGATGCTGTACCCACATCGGACATGGGACACGTCTAGGACATTTTTGCACCCGTGTCCTAAccgtatcttttttttttttttgaaaaattgcgGGACACGGGAGCAAGGTAGTCAAAGGTGAAAGGCGACCTTAAggctccaagaccttgtatcGCCCGAGGTGTGAGGCGACAAAAAGGCGCTAGCCCGAGTAAAGCAAGGCACCAAATTCTTAATGAAGTGTTTTTCAATGTGTAGCGTGAAGAAATTAGGTCtatcaaattatttcaaaataggATTAACATGGTTTAGGCTCTATTAGTTAGTTCTAACAATATGTTTTACGGCAAGCTTCTATATAACAATAAGTCTTACAAaacaaatttgtaaaataatttaactGACAATAGGTTTTATAACATGCCTTTTGAAATTAATAATCTAAAAATAGGTTTCACAACaaacttctataaaaaaaattaaaaattaaaaaaaaaaaaaaaaaaacttgaggtTCTCACCTTAGCGCCTTTTTCATGGCTTAAGGCGGTTGCCTTGCTTGCCTAGGCTCTAAAGTTGAGTGCCTCACTAAAGGTGCCTTGCCTTAGAGCCTTTAAGGTGCCTTAGTGGCGCCTTGACTTGCTCGGGCACCCAGGCAAGCGCCCGGCTTGCCTTTGACACTGCACAGGAGCGACacttatcttttatttctttttagttttaatcaTGCACACTTATCtagttatcttttatttactcTATTAGATCATATTCTTtgtttgtattctaatttctaaacatGATATATTAGTCATGGATTCACtttattatcttttattgttcttaaattgatatatttaacattatatgaaaaaataaatgcttaacaatatttaaaaataaacataaaaatatattaaataattaattcatttacGTATCTCCGCTGTACCCATatcctaattttttaaaaattgcctTGTTGCCGTGTCACACCGGTGCCCGTATCTATGTTTGTGCTTCATAGCTCGGTGGTGAGGTAGATTCAGGGGTGTGCTGGTGATGAGAGACAAGATCACTAGCAATGGGATGAGATGAATGGGAGCGGGTGAGTTCGGTTGTGAGAGAGAGGATATTGAATTAGGGAGAGAGCGGGAGGCTGTGAGAGTTTTTTAACGCTTTCAGAAAAGTTTTTCTGCTTGAGAGGAGCAGAATATGTTTTCCTTTGAAAATGCTTAAATATTTTTGGACAAAGGAAAACATTTTCTGTTGTCTCTGTTTTTCTGTCCTACATATTTGTAATTCATTGTTTATATACATAAACAGGAGAAAGAAGACATGAAACCTTTTGGAAGGTTGTGAGATGGGTGACTAAAATGGTGGATAGCAATGATACTTATGTGTACTTAAGTTGACAGTGACCTCTAAGTCTTGATCTAGGTATACCAAGATCTGTGAAACATAttgtagaaaattttctttggttGAGTATTGTTCTAAACTTGGGTCCTGAAACACTTCCTATTATCAACAGTCTAACATTTGTGAGTTGGCACTTTTTACAATAGTTTGCCATTCAGTTGTTTTCTTTCTAAGGGCTCCATTGGCCTTGGCGGGGCCCTCAGGGTGTTGGGGAGGAGGAGATAGTGTCAATGGAAAAATAATGGAAACTTAGGAAAGTACATTAAATGAGAAAGAATAGCCATGAACGAGATggtggtgaagtgtggaggtccaAGTTGTATGAAATATAAACATATGGGTCCTGAAGAATAGTGTTATGGGAAAAACACTGGGGGACTGCATCCAGGATATTATACAGTCATTAGTGACATCCAGGTCTGTCTTTAGAGTTTGTGAAATTCTTTGATTTCCCCTCCTTGAAGGTGACTTGAGGATGggatattttttatacaaaacaCCAGTGGGACTGCATAGAAGCTATGATATGAGTATTATTGACATTTACATCTGCCTTAAGAGTTTGTTAAATTAGTGACAATATCCACATCTTCCTCAtagtttttcaaataatttgattattcctgtaattttagagaaaaagaaatgagaaaatgaatCTTTAGGTCATAGCTAACTGTCAGATATTTCTAGAACATATGTGATGCCTTTCAACTATATTTTGTTGAGAACCTTTTGTCCATACTATTTCTAGACTATTGATAGAATGGTTTTGAGTTCTTTGAGCTCCCTTAGGTTTGATGAGAAAGCAGTAAATCAACCACAAATTGAAGGTGAGTGATTTTGATGCTTTAACACTATCTTCTAATGTTTCTCAAGGAATCTGTGCCTAGCTCTTTAAAATGAGGCTGCCAAGGCTTTCACAAAACAAGATTATTAAGGGGAGAAGAAAAAGTCAATCTTTTGAAGAAGTCTATGGAAACACTTATGGAGAAAAATCAGTTTGTGATGTAGAATTGGTCTTAAGAACATCACTTAACTCTGAAGTTACATACACAATGTTATGTGGTTAAAATCAGTCACAAGCATCTATTAATCAGAAAATTATAATAGGTACTCTCAGAGTGCGTTGACATGGTgttccctcctctcacatttatggtagatcccaccatgaatgtgagaggagggagcaccAATTACCTTTCTCCAGGAATACCTTTTAATAACACCTGCAAATTAACTTTCAGTCCTATCATAGGGCTACCTTTAGTTCTTgggttattttcttttctttgcagcTTTGCCACATTAAAGAATTTGCTGCAGGATTAAACTGCAGTTAGAATTTGTATAGTTAAAGTTATAATGAGGACATGGTTTGTTGCATTTTCATACGCTTCCAGTTCACTAAGAAGATTTGCTCTTGTTTCTAGGAGATGCTTAAGTTCTTATACACAATCCTAGTAGCATCTTATAAGTGGTGTGAATAGTTGGAGGAAGATTGCTTGGTCCTCTAGTAGCCATGGGCTGATGTGGGTATTTTGGACAAAAGAaacaggaattttttttagtagaagaaaaaattgaactGCTAAAGGAGAGTTgtctaattaatattttttcattgcATGCGTATCTCAATATATGAGGATTGATTTCTCTGGAGCTTGAGCATCTACTTGGATCTATGTTTTAATATCATTGTTCAATTTGGAGCCTTGTCCCATTATGTTTGACTTGGCTGTTGTGGAAGGAGAGAAATGGCCATATTTTGAAGATACAGAAAGATCAATGGCCCAGTTGGAATAATTGGTGATTCAAACTTTGTTTGACTTGTACTGAGCATGGGGTCTTACCGATAGCATTCCCCTCTAGATTTCAGTCACTTAATTTTTGTgcataattcttttaaattaccgTCTGCTCATCATCATGAGTATGAAGCAATCTATTCTATTAATAAAATACCAATACTTGAttaataaaataccattatttataataaaaaaaattactgtctTGTACTGCATGAGCATTGGATAGTTATGTTATAAATATCAACGAGATCCAGTAGTaccttttttataaattatatatcaaCTGTTGAGAACATTCCAGCTTTTCATGTGACATGATGAGGTAAAACAGTTTCATTGGGGGCCTTGTCACCATACAGGTTTAAAATAGCTTTCACCTCCTCATCATTATTGAATCTACTCAGCTGATATAGCATGCTTTATAATGCTCATTCTTTGTTAACAACATAGTCTCTACAAGTTCATGAATCCTTCCTTGCAATTATAGTTGCATGCAAGCCATTTGTTAAAGTACATCATTTTCATGCAGAAGAGTAATGTACCTCTGTAAATTCAGGTTTAAATGATGTCTATGTAGATGACACTATGTCTTTTCTCTCACACCACTGATTATGAAGTTGGCCaagttcaaatttatttatacgTTCCTTTTGCGAAAAAGCTTAATGATTTTATGCATTATCAGTTCTGCTGGGGCATCCTCTCCTGCTGTTCCTACAAATGTTGGCAGTAGAGATGGTTCCAGTCATGGACATGGATCCAGGGCGGCTTCTTTGTCGTGTGTTGGTTCACAACCACCACGGACTTCCTTGAGCACAAGTGCTGGCGGTTCAGCTTTTGGATCATCAAGACCTTCATGTAGACCATGGGAAAGAGGGGATTTACTGAGGCGCTTGGCTACCTTTAAGCCTTTGAATTGGTTTGGGAAACCTAAGGTTTGAACTTGGCTTGGCCATGAAATTTTGTCTGTAAAtctatttgtgatttgtgatttgtggatTAAGATATATGAAAATCCCAATATGAGAGCATAGTGGCACACTTTTTAGCTAAAAAATGTTGTATCATGTAgtaaaattgattgatgtcaCTATATGGAGAACGTGCTTAAGATTACCAATAATAATCATTAGAGTTTTAATTATTGAGCATGAAACCTATAAGTCAAATGAAAAATGAACATTTATTATCTTAAAACATTGCTTATTGTAAGCAGGTGGGCTATATGTATAaatcaagagccttgtagctcaattagTTGGCACCTCTTGGGTTTTCCAACTAAGACATCCAGGGTTCTAATCCCCCCTCCCCTTttgtaactatcaaaaaaacatgtaaaatgATGCTTTTGTATGTGCTTCCTCTGTGTGTTACTTGCATTTGGTTTGGTAGGTCAGTTCATATTCGAGAAGCGGTGCATCCGGAATTTCTGACAAGAATGCTATTAAGACATATATAGACTTACATATAGAGTTACAATTGCAATGCTCACTTTGACCCCTTGACATGCCTCCTTGGGATGTAAGCAAATAGGAGCTGGACAAAAACAAGTAGACAAACATACACAGGATTGTCCCTGGCCATAGCATGCTAAGTTCCTAACAGTCCCTAATCCTAGTGTTTAAATTTCACTCTGTATTAATACATGATACCAAGATACCAATAGACCATGGGTCTCTTTAATAAAAAACAGCAACTTAAAACTATAATTTGAAACTTGTGTAGAAATCCTTTCTTGACCGTAGCCTTGATTGTGTTGTTCATATCTTGAAGTAAATTATAAATCTAGAATACTTTTTGATGCTTTGGTTAATGTGTCTCATAGACTCTAAGTTAATGGTTAGCACATGCAAAAATTAACATTTACTTCTCCAAaagttttatttgatttcataTATAGAATTGAGACAACTTTGAGGCGTTCTCATGTTTTCCTTTCTGATTTCTTGCAGGCTGTTAGTTCATTGACTTGTGCTCAGAAAGGTTGGATGAATGTTGATGTTGATAAAATTGAATGTGAATCATGTGGTGCATACTTGAGTTTTGTGTTCTTACCATCGTGGGCCCCTGCCGAAGGTTAGCTAATTCTATCCTACtgtctttccttttttcttttttcttttttttttttttaatcttctcatATTATACTATTGGgatatttatccaaaaagaaaaagttatacTCTATGTACGGTGAACCTTCAAATCATCGAACCTTAGGACAACCTTGAACTTGCATCATAGTGGGAGTCATAGTAGTTGCACTCGTTTCCCTAGTCCCAGTTGTAGtgatattattttcatatttcaaaTATGTTTATCTATTTGTTGGTTTCATCTTGTTTAAACGAACTTTATTTGATGATTCAGTAACAGATTAATTAGCTTGTCCTAGCtaatatttcctttccttttctttccttctttcttttgtggctGAAGTCCAAAAGGCTGGTGAAGCCTTTGCCAAACAGCTGGATTCTGCGCACAAAGTCAGTTGTCCTTGGAGGGGAAATAGCTGCCCAGAAAGCTTGGTGCAGTTTCCTCCAACCCCTCAATCTGCCCTGATTGGGGGATACAAAGATAGATGTGATGGACTTCTGCAATTTCAATCTCTTCCCATTGTGGCCACATCTGCAATTGAGCTGATGCGGGTTTCTCGGGGCCCACAGGTTGACCGCTTTCTGTCAGGGGAAGTAGATATTAAACCAGAGAGTATACCAGAACTTGAAAGCTCTCAGGATGGAGCATTGTGTTTATATTCTCGGGTAAGATATGTTTGTGTGCTTTCTGCTGGCTGTTAAcatttattcattctttattttttccattaatCTACATGCTCGTGTATTTCTAATTTTGTCTCTGTCCTTTGGCAGGCCCAGAAGCTTATAAGCGTCTGTGGATGGGAACCAAGATGGCTTTTAAATGTTCAAGACTGCGAAGAACATTCTGCTCAATCAGCGAGGAATGGATATTCAGTTGGCCCTACCCAGGCCCAGCTCCATCTATCACAGGATCCTGGATCAAGCAAGAAACCACTGCCTGGGGCAGCTAAAAGAGATACTGGGAAGAGTAAAGTGTTAGTTAAGGATTCTAGATGTGAGTCCAGGTCACCTTTGCTTGATTGTGGCTTATGTGGTGCCACAGTTAGGATATCGGATTTCTTAACAGTTACTCGACCTGCTCGGTTCACTCCCAACAATATTGATATTCCAGATGCAAGCAAAAAAATGGGATTGACACGTGGGGTAAGTGCAGCCAGTGGAATTAGTGGCTGGGTTGCTGCTGATGACATGGAAAGAGAACATACTGAAGACCGTGATGAAGTTGCAACCACAAATGATGGAAAATTGCAGACAAACCCAGATGTTGATTTGAACCTTACAATGGCAGGAGGTTTACCTTTTACTCAATCGGGCAGGATGTCTGAAAATATTCATGATGCAGCAGATATGGGACGGGACCTCATAATTGGGCAGCCTGCAGGCAGTGAGGTTGGTGACCGTGCAGCTTCATATGAATCACGGGGTCCCAGCTCTCGTAAGCGGAGCTTGGAGAAAGGTGGAAGCTCAGATGATAGGCCACACTTAAGGATGCAACAAGCTGATAGCGTTGAAGGCACTGTCATTGATCGTGATGGTGATGA contains:
- the LOC126726578 gene encoding uncharacterized protein LOC126726578 isoform X1 → MMREEVISSGGTIDPAPAASSAGASSPAVPTNVGSRDGSSHGHGSRAASLSCVGSQPPRTSLSTSAGGSAFGSSRPSCRPWERGDLLRRLATFKPLNWFGKPKAVSSLTCAQKGWMNVDVDKIECESCGAYLSFVFLPSWAPAEVQKAGEAFAKQLDSAHKVSCPWRGNSCPESLVQFPPTPQSALIGGYKDRCDGLLQFQSLPIVATSAIELMRVSRGPQVDRFLSGEVDIKPESIPELESSQDGALCLYSRAQKLISVCGWEPRWLLNVQDCEEHSAQSARNGYSVGPTQAQLHLSQDPGSSKKPLPGAAKRDTGKSKVLVKDSRCESRSPLLDCGLCGATVRISDFLTVTRPARFTPNNIDIPDASKKMGLTRGVSAASGISGWVAADDMEREHTEDRDEVATTNDGKLQTNPDVDLNLTMAGGLPFTQSGRMSENIHDAADMGRDLIIGQPAGSEVGDRAASYESRGPSSRKRSLEKGGSSDDRPHLRMQQADSVEGTVIDRDGDEVTDGRQYSAGPSKRARDSDIFDTNCSSYHRDSSGAGPSQSMGFELYTEGNRVASFRYGSDQPIGIQSARDSTRASSVIAMDTVCHSPNDDSMESVENYPADVDDVHFPSSSVYGNLDMNDTSELNYSNQAQQSIGFQPAAAVPGEMGVSSTNDGEEIFNAETVTAQARDGLSFGISGGSVGMCASHEAEIHGADVSVHRADSVVGDVEPRVEDAENQGQTGESAPDPGLMDEIVPDEINREDPHGDSQEMLSRSVGRADSGSKIDGSAKTESAESGEKISQSGKLVPENNTRPSLSCNANMFSGYETTKKEVMNAGIPKGESNYEEAMEFDPIVHHNQFCPWVNGNVAAAGCSSYCSSTSGDAIAICGWQLTLDALDALRSLGNIAIQTVQSESAASLYKDDHRTHGQKVLRHHSISRSHGQL
- the LOC126726578 gene encoding uncharacterized protein LOC126726578 isoform X2, whose product is MGKTLGDCIQDIIQSLVTSSSAGASSPAVPTNVGSRDGSSHGHGSRAASLSCVGSQPPRTSLSTSAGGSAFGSSRPSCRPWERGDLLRRLATFKPLNWFGKPKAVSSLTCAQKGWMNVDVDKIECESCGAYLSFVFLPSWAPAEVQKAGEAFAKQLDSAHKVSCPWRGNSCPESLVQFPPTPQSALIGGYKDRCDGLLQFQSLPIVATSAIELMRVSRGPQVDRFLSGEVDIKPESIPELESSQDGALCLYSRAQKLISVCGWEPRWLLNVQDCEEHSAQSARNGYSVGPTQAQLHLSQDPGSSKKPLPGAAKRDTGKSKVLVKDSRCESRSPLLDCGLCGATVRISDFLTVTRPARFTPNNIDIPDASKKMGLTRGVSAASGISGWVAADDMEREHTEDRDEVATTNDGKLQTNPDVDLNLTMAGGLPFTQSGRMSENIHDAADMGRDLIIGQPAGSEVGDRAASYESRGPSSRKRSLEKGGSSDDRPHLRMQQADSVEGTVIDRDGDEVTDGRQYSAGPSKRARDSDIFDTNCSSYHRDSSGAGPSQSMGFELYTEGNRVASFRYGSDQPIGIQSARDSTRASSVIAMDTVCHSPNDDSMESVENYPADVDDVHFPSSSVYGNLDMNDTSELNYSNQAQQSIGFQPAAAVPGEMGVSSTNDGEEIFNAETVTAQARDGLSFGISGGSVGMCASHEAEIHGADVSVHRADSVVGDVEPRVEDAENQGQTGESAPDPGLMDEIVPDEINREDPHGDSQEMLSRSVGRADSGSKIDGSAKTESAESGEKISQSGKLVPENNTRPSLSCNANMFSGYETTKKEVMNAGIPKGESNYEEAMEFDPIVHHNQFCPWVNGNVAAAGCSSYCSSTSGDAIAICGWQLTLDALDALRSLGNIAIQTVQSESAASLYKDDHRTHGQKVLRHHSISRSHGQL